The genomic segment CAATAATCTGAAGCCATCCGCGCCGTCGTAGATGCTAAGCCCCGTTCCCGCCTCGACCTTTGCCGCCTTGCGGTAGATGAGCAGCTCCGGCACGCCGTCGCCGGTCACATCCTCGAACTTGACCTCGGGCTTCTTTAAATAATCGATCTCGGCCGCTTGCATGAAGGCGAAGCGGAGCGCGCCGTCCGTCAATACGCGCCACCTGACCGGACTTCCCGCTTCGTCGAGATCGGCCTCGACATCGATCCCTTCCCGAAGATTCAGCGCCTCGGCCAACTCGGGATCGCGATTCGTATATACGATTTCCGTGCGCGCGATCGGCAGCGTTCCGCCGTCGGACGCACGACCGGCCAAGGGAGGCCCGGCAAGAGCTATGGATGGGATTCCCGCGAACGCGGCGGCAGCCGTGCCTGCCGCGATCAAGCGGAGCGTGCGATGAATGGGGTTCATGACCATCCCTCCTTCTAATATAGTTGTACCCATTCTATGTGGAGAGGCAACCCGATAGACCGGCTTGTCCTCTCGATACGCAGCCTTACGCTTGCCGGAGCGTGCGAATTTCAATTGTTTGGGACAAAGATATAATCTGCGGACAACCCACATATACATCTGCTAGATGCTTGTCAACGGGAGGGTTACCGCATGCCCCAACGCCCCATTTATCGTATCGCCGCGCTCGCCGTCTCCGCCGCCGTGCTGCTGAGCTCGGCCAGCTTCGGATTCGATGCCGCCTGGCAATCTCAGTTCACCCTGCCCGCCTATGCCGCACAGGACCCGCTCACGGCTACCTCCCGGGATCCCGGCGCGTCGGCCGGAGCCCCTGACGTCAATGCGGCTGCCGATGATGCCGGAACGCCTGCCGACGCACACGCTTCCGACGCTCCCGGCACTTCCGACGTTTCCGGTGCTTCCGACGCTCCCGGCGCTTCGGACGTTTCCGGCGAGCAGCACAACGCGGCAGCGGCGCCGCAAGCTCCGTCGTCTCCGATTCCGGCGCCCCAGCCGTCCGTCGCGCTCAGCAACCGGATCGTCGACTACGACATCTCGGTCAAGCTCCTGGACGGCGGTCGATTGGAAGGCTCCGAGACGTTGACTTGGAAAAATCCCGGACGCAAGCCCGTGACGGATCTTTACCTGCATTTGTATCCGAACGCATTTTCGCCAGGCAGTACGTTCCTGAAGGAGTCGAACGGCCAGCTTCGCGGCGTGAAGATGACGCCGGGCAAGGACGGCGCCATGGAACTGAGCGAGCTGACGACCGAGGACGGCGAGACGCTGCTGCCGCGCCTTCGCTACGTCCAGCCGGACGACGGCAACGCGCAGGACCGGACGCTAGCCTCCTTCCGCCTGCCGAAGGCCGTCGCGCCGGGGCAGACCGTCACCGTCCGCATGAAGTTCACCGTCGAGCTGCCGCAGGTATTCGCCCGCATGGGACAGGCGGGGGACTTCGTCATGGCGGGCCAATGGTTCCCGAAGGTCGCCGCCTACGAGACGACAGGCGTGCGCGGACGCACCGCGGAGGGCTGGAACCTCCATCAATACCACGGCAACTCGGAATTCTACTCGGACTTCGGCGTATACGGCGTCAAGATCGACGTGCCCGAGGACCGAACCGTGGCGGCGACCGGCTTTCAATACAAGCAGCCCGTCGTTAAGGACGGACGCAAAACGTATCAATTTTACGCGGAAGACGTTCACGATTTCTCCTGGTCCGCCTCTCCCGACTTTGTGACCGCGGAGGATTCCTTCTCCTCGGCCGGCGTACCCGGCGTGCGGATCAAGCTGTACCTGGACCCGCTGCACGCCAAGCAGGAGGAGCGCTACATGCATGCGGCCAAATCCGCGCTGGCCAAGCTCGGCGAATGGTACGGCGACTATCCGTACACGACGCTCTCCATCGTCGTCCCGCCTGCCGATGCGGAAGGCGCGGGCGGCATGGAATACCCGACGCTCGTCACCGGCGCGGCGGCGAAGGACGACAATCCGGGCTACGAGCTCGAACGTACGCTTGTGCACGAGATCGCGCATCAATATTGGTATGGCATCGTGGCTTCCAATGAATTCGAGGAAGCCTGGCTGGACGAAGCCTTCACCTCCTACACCGAGGATAAGCTGATGGCCGCCATTTATGGCGTCTCGGCCCGCACGCCGATCGAGTCCCTCTACATGACGAACCCGATGCCGCTCAAGCTCGACGCATGGGATTACGGCGGGTCGGATGCCTATGCGGAAAACGTATATATGCGCGGCAAACTCGTGCTCAAGGCGATCGAGGCCAAGACCGGGGAAAAAACGATGTCGAAAATCATGCGGACTTATTTTCAAAAATACCGCTTTAAGCATCCCGACAGCCAAAGCTTCCAGCGGGTGGTCGAGGCCGTTACCAAGGATGACTGGAAGGACTTCTTCCACGCTTATGTGTACCGGGGTGAGTCGGCCGACTTCGCGGTTGCCTCCATCCGCACGGAGCCGGACGGCGAGGGCGGCTATCAGTCCATCGTCCTGCTCACCAGGACCCAGGGCAGCCCGCAGGCGGCGACGGTGCAGTTCGGCTTCAAAGACGGCAAAACCGTCCGCAAGACGTGGGACGGCATTCAGAGCCACATCCAGATCCGGCTGCAGTCGGCGTCGCCGCTGTCTTACGTGGCGGTCGATCCGATGCTCGATATCGTGCTCGATCACAGCCGTTACGACAACTATCTGAAGGCCGAGGCGCCAGCGCGCAAGCGGACCAAGCTTGACGTAACGCTGGGACAGCTGATCGACGCGATCGTCGGCAGCATGGCCTGGTGAAGGAGGAGGAAGCGACATGAACGACGCGATCCGAAAAGGCTGGGAGACGACCAAGCGGCACAAATACGTGCTCGTCGCCTTGTTCCTTTACCGCCTGCTGTGGGGATTTTTCCTCTACCGGTTCATCGACTCGGTCGTGGCGCCGATTCTGACCCGGTATCCGGACGAACATCCGCTCGGCGCGGCAGCCAAGCAGCTTTTTGCGATCGAGGCCCAGTTCCGTCTGCTCAAGACGGATCTCGCCGATCATACGCTGATCCTGCTGGGCTGCATGCTCCTCCTTCGCATGCTGATCACGCCCGTGCTGAACGCGGGACTTTATTACTCCTTCGCCCATGCGGAGGAGCAGGACGGCACCCAAGTGCTCAAGGGCATCCGGCGTGCATGGAAAAAAGTGTCGCTGCTCTACGGCGCCGAGAAGCTGATCGCCTTGGCGCCTGCGATCTGGCTGATTCCGTTCGGCCGGAGCGCCTACATGGAAATGCCCAATGCCGCGTCCTGGCTTGGACAGATGCTTCCTTACGCCGCGGGCTGGGCGCTCTGGATGCTGGCGGTGCACCTCCCCTTTTTGTTCATGCAGTTCAGCGCCGCCGCCGGGATCAGCCCCTGGCAGGGTGCGCTTCGCTCGATTAGCCGCCTGCTCCCCCTGCTCGGCGTGACGCTCCTGCTGCCGCTGCTCTCCCTCCTCGGTTCAGCCGCCGTATCCGGCGCCACGCTGATCTGGACCGGCTTGCTCGCGATCGCGCTTAACCAGGCCTTCCACTTCGTCCGGTCCATGATCTCGCTCTGGACGGCGGCTTGCCAGCATCGCTTGTGGCAGCGCGAAGAAGCTTGAAACAACGCTTAGAAACAGGAAGAGACGGCGCGCCGTTCATCGGATGATGAACGGCGCGCCGTCTCTTTTTTTTTCGCAGGCTATTAATATCGGTCGAGAGGGCGGCATAGACTACGATCATACTCTTGCGACTGCAGCCGTGTCGAAGACTTGCGCCCTCTTAATCTTTCTCATTTATTCATAGGCTTGGCCGCTCGACGGCGTACAGCCCCAATCCCTTGCCACGCTTGGGTTTTGAGACGTCGCCAGCATATTCCTTTTTGTTTGGGACATTAAGGAATTCTAATCTTGAAGGAGCAGGAGTTGGGGCCTAAAAATCGAATTTCTAAAGCTAAGGTGCGAAAACTGCCGAATTCCCGCGCACTGGGAAACGGGGGAACCAGTCTTTACCGGGTGAATTGGCTTTGCCTCGCGCAGAAGCCATAGGGAACCTTCAACCGAACCCTCCAGCTAACCTCGTAGGCACTTGGAAGGAGCTTCTTGTTTTGCGCAAAGTTACAGTCCTCTTACTTGCTTTAACCTGCCTCCTGGCTTTCCAGATGGGCAGCGCATCCGCAGCTTCCAAGCTCGACTCGACCGTCTCCAAGCTGATCGGCATCGATTACGATTACGGCGGCACGACGACCAGCGGCTTCGATTGCTCCGGATTCACGGCTTATGTATTCAAGAAGTTCGACGTCAAGCTGCCTCACTCGTCCAAGGGTCAATACGCCATGGGCGACAAGGTTGCTCGCGACGATCTTCGTCCGGGAGACCTCGTATTCTTTAATACGAGCGGCGAAGGCGTGTCCCACGTAGGCATCTATGTCGGCGACAACAAGTTTGCGCACTCGGCTTCCAAGGGTGTCACGATCTCGGATCTGGATGAAAAGTATTACGCGAAGCGCTATATCGGCGCCCGCCGCGTAATGGACTCCGACACTTACACGTCCGTGGCGATCGACCACGTGTAAACTCGGTTGAAGTGGAATGGCTTAGGCAAAGACCCGCCCCTAAAGCGGGTCTTTGCTGCTGCTTGGAGTGAATGGAGAGGTTACTTAGGTTGTACCCTTACGGCTAAGATTTCGAAACAGGTTCAGCCTAAAAAGATGACGAAAAAACGGGATTCGGCGCTGCGTGCCGGATCCCGTTTTTTCGTCATCTTTTCCAGGGAAACTCTGCGCCGAGGCGATCGGCTTCCTCCGGCTTCACCCGGCCGCCGTAGCGGGCTCTGCCGTACAGCTCGCCGAGCGGGCGTGACATCCTCGCCAGCCACCCTCGGGACGCGGTCTCCGAAGCGCGAGACTGCGGAGCTTGATTTAATTCGCGCCACTTTTCGATGGCGCCGATCGTCTCCGACGGCGTGAGCGATTCCCGGTGAACGTATCCTTCCCTGACCGCATCGGCGAGCAGCGCGGCATACAGGCTTCTGACCCGGTCTTCCGCGGACATCTCCGCCCAGTCCTCGCGCCGGAGCGAACGCCTCGGCTTTGCCCTGTTTCGCGAGAATAGTCTGCTCAGCAGCTTCTCCCCCTGAAGCAAGCTCTCGCGCTCTTCGGTGTAGCCGAGATCCGTCTCGGCCGCGCGCCGCCCCGCAAGCAGCCTGCCGTACCACGACTTCATACGATCCGCTATGCGCCGCCACCAGACTGCATTGAGCAAATATCGTCGCGCCAGGCGATATACGACGGCAAGCGCCAGCAGGGCGAGTACGACATAAAGCGCATACTCGAGCCATACCCACAGCCGGCCCGAGCCTCCCTCTTGCTGCGGGAATGCCGGCGGCTGCACGGACGGCTCCGGCTGTGGCGTCTGCTCGGGGGCAGGCTCGCCCGCAGGGACGAGCGAGAGCAGCCAGCGTATGAGCCGAAGGACCTGCGGCCAGATCGGAAGTCCCGCGAACGGGAGAAAGACGAGCGCGACGACGACGCCCCACAGCGCGAGATATCGCTTGCCGGCCGCGGCGAGCCGTCTCGTGACGAGGCCGGCGTGAAGACCGGCTTCGGCGAGCGACTTCGCCTGCTGATCGTACAGCGCGGCCGCCAGCCAGACGATGCCCGCGGCGAGCAGAAGCGGCTTCGCGCCGTCCGCAATGCCGAGCGGCGATGCCGCGGCGAGGACAATCGCGTGGAGGCCGACCGCGACGAAGCAGCGCACGCTGCGCGTCCAGTCGAAGCGGGCGATCCAAGACAAGACGCCGAGCGGCAGCACGAGCCAGAGCAGCCGCCAGTCTGCTGCGCTCGCAGCGGCGATAAATGCCGCGATGAGCGCTAAGTGGACGAGCGACGCCGGCAGCTTGCCGCGCAGCACAGAGGGCAGTGCTCGTCCGACCGCGGCGCTTAGCCAAGCGAGGGCGAGCCAGCCGACCGTCGGGAAAGCGAGACCGGCTTGCTCGTGGAGGATCAGAAGGAGCGGGTAGACGGCCAGCGCGTCAGCCAGACTTCGGAGCGAGAGCTTCATGGCGTCCCTCCTGCGGCTTGACTTGATGTTTGCCTTTCCTTATAAAGCAGCATGACCTCTACCCGGTTGCCCGCCTGTCGCAGCTGCCGCACCGCCTGCTCCTGCTTGGGCGTCAGGAAGGCGGTGACGAGCATCAGATTCGCCCCGCGCATCCGTTCCTGGATCAACTGGCCGAGCAGATAGCCGAGCTCCAGCCGGACGACGGGCTCGAAGCCGGTCGTCGCTTCGAGTATTGCGTACAATTGGCTGCGGCCTCGAGCAGGCTCGATTCGCAGGGGGACCGACTCGTCGCCCCGTACGCGGCCGTTGAAGATCAGACCCGCCCTGCCCCCGCCATCGAGCGTCTGCTTGGCGACGGATGCCGCGATGCTGACCGCCTCCTCGAACTGCTCGCTCGGGAGCCGCCTGTTCGTCGAAGCGTCGGCGAGCTCGGCGTTGAGCAGCACGGTGACGTCCCCGCCGACCATCGTCTCCCTGCGATTGACGAGCAATTCGCCGGATTTGGCGGTGGCGTTCCAGTTCACCTGCTTCATGGCGTCGCCGCCGCGGTAGGCTCTCACGCCCGCCGTATGGTAGTGATCCTCGCGGAAGGCGTCCGGCGAGCTAAGCGCGCTCTGCATCCATTCGCGGGCCGCGCGAGGCAGCTCCCTGGCGCCGAGCAGCCTCGGGTATACGGCGACCGCACAGTCCGACTCGACTTGCAGCGCGCCGCTCGTCATGCCCAAGAGATCCCCGTGCGTAATCGTCAGCGTCTGAATCCGGTACCGTCCCCGCTGCAGGCAGGTCACCTCATGACGACGAACGAGCTTCGTGTAAGGGCCCAGCGTGAACAAGCTCGCATGGTTTTGCAGCGTCTGCCCGACGCTCACCGCAAGATCCGACGCCTCCTTGCCGAATCTTAGCGCGGCAGGCATCTGCGTCTCCGCCCGCAGCCACGGGAGCGGCAGCCATTTGGCATTGACCAGCCGCTCTTCCATCCAGATCTTGTCTCCCGCAAACGCCCGAGCAACGCTGAACTTTCGTTCGTACCGGATCTTGCGCAGCCCGAGCCAGCTGAACAGCATCCGCTGCACCATGGCGAGGACGGCAGCGACGACAAGCAATTTGATGATCGGCATGTCCTAGGCGTATACCGCGTCCTGCTCGGCAGGAACCGCAATTTTGTTCAAGAGCTCGTGCACGATCGTTTCGGCGCGGCCGCCTCCCGCCAGCGGATCGTGAAGGACCAGCCGATGGGCGAGCACGGGAACGGCCAGCGCCTTGACATCCTCGGGGAGCACGAAGTCGCGCCCGCGGAGCAGCGCCCTTGCCTGTGCGGCCCGCATGAACTGAAGGCTTGCGCGCGGGCTCGCGCCGACGGCCGTGTCTTCGCTGTCCCGCGTAGCGGAGACGATCGCGAGCATATATTGCAGCACGTCATCGTGGCAGCGTACATTTTGCAGCGCGCCCTGCAGTTGCAGGACTTCTTCCAGCGCGAGGACCGGCTGTGCGGTGGCCAGAGGGTCGCCGCTCATGAACCGGCGCAAAATCTCTGCTTCCTCCCCTGCGGCGGGATAGCCCATCGGAATCCGCAGCATGAAGCGGTCGAGCTGCGCCTCGGGGAGCGGGAACGTACCATGGCTCTCAACCGGATTTTGCGTGGCGATGACCAGAAAGGGACGCTCGAGCGGATAGGTCTCGCCATCGATCGTCACCTGGCGCTCCTCCATGCTCTCGAGCAGGCTCGACTGCGTGCGCGGCGTCGCCCGGTTCAACTCGTCGGCCAGGAGAACGTTCGTGAAGACCGGGCCTTTTCTTAGCTCGAAGACACCTGCCCGCTGGTTGTAAAAGTTGATGCCCGACACGTCCGACGGCAGCAGGTCCGCCGTGAACTGGATGCGTTTGAATGCGCACCCGAGCGACCGGGCGAGCGACTTGGCGAGCAGCGTCTTGCCGGTGCCGGGCACGTCCTCCAGAATGATATGCCCCGAAGCGAGCAACGCAATCAGCGCATACTCCGCCGCATCCGGCTTCCCGACGACGATCGCCGCGATCTGATCCAAAACGCGGCGCGTCTTGTTCCGTACGTCTTCCAGATGAACCATGGATTAGAGCCTCCTCTGCCTCAAGCGCTTTCAACTACTGCTTCCTTTCATATTACAGAGGCGCGGGCGGAATCACAAACGACCGCGAAGCGGGGATGCCAGTATGAAAAGTAACATCGTGCGGCTGTACGCCGCTCAAGACTACGCTGCAGCGGCGGCAGACTGCGGCAAGCGAGAAAGCACGGTTACAAGGAATCGTTACTTGAAAAAAGGGATATCGCCATTGCCGGTAGCCCCAATTAGCGCATCGGCATAGAGTTGCACGGTCTTTTCCGTGCAACTCCGCTCCGGGCGGTGGTTTCTGCGGGAGATAAACGGTTTTTCCGCGTAAGTCAGCTTCCAGCCGGCGTTTCTGCGGGAGTTGCACGGTTTTTCCGCGTAAGTCAGCTCCCAGCCGGCGTTTCTGCGGGAGTTACACGGTTTTTCCGCGTAAGTCCGCTCCCAGCCGGCATTTCTGCGGGAGTTGCGCGGTTTTTCCGCGTAAGTCAGCTCCCAGCCGGCGTTTCTGCGGGACTTACGCGGATTTTCCGTGTAAGTCAGCTCCCAGCCGGCGTTTCTGCAGGAGTTACGCGGTTTTTTTCTGAATTTTTCATGCAGCAGCTTTGGACGCAACAACGAGGCAGCGCGGCGCAAAAGCACCAAAAAGGCCCCCTCCCTTATTAAGGGAAGAGGGCCTTCGACAGCCGATTGCTACACGACCGCGGCGGTCAAGCGGCCTTCTTCGCGAACTGCAGCCGACTGGCCCGCTGCCGACGCCCGGCCGATGCCTTCGGCCAATCCGTATGGCAGGCAGAGCGGCGCGCCTGTTCGCGGATCCGGGATCACGTCGGCATCGATGCCGAACACGTCACGCAGCATATCCGGCGTCATGACGACCTCCGGATGCCCTTCGTAGAGTACCGTGCCGCGCTTCAATGCGACGAGATGCTGAGAGAAGCGGGCGGCATGGTTGAGATCGTGGACGACCATAATAATGGTGCGCTTTTGCTCGCGGTTGAGCTTTTCAAGGAGGTTCATGACCTCGATC from the Cohnella hashimotonis genome contains:
- a CDS encoding M1 family metallopeptidase; the protein is MPQRPIYRIAALAVSAAVLLSSASFGFDAAWQSQFTLPAYAAQDPLTATSRDPGASAGAPDVNAAADDAGTPADAHASDAPGTSDVSGASDAPGASDVSGEQHNAAAAPQAPSSPIPAPQPSVALSNRIVDYDISVKLLDGGRLEGSETLTWKNPGRKPVTDLYLHLYPNAFSPGSTFLKESNGQLRGVKMTPGKDGAMELSELTTEDGETLLPRLRYVQPDDGNAQDRTLASFRLPKAVAPGQTVTVRMKFTVELPQVFARMGQAGDFVMAGQWFPKVAAYETTGVRGRTAEGWNLHQYHGNSEFYSDFGVYGVKIDVPEDRTVAATGFQYKQPVVKDGRKTYQFYAEDVHDFSWSASPDFVTAEDSFSSAGVPGVRIKLYLDPLHAKQEERYMHAAKSALAKLGEWYGDYPYTTLSIVVPPADAEGAGGMEYPTLVTGAAAKDDNPGYELERTLVHEIAHQYWYGIVASNEFEEAWLDEAFTSYTEDKLMAAIYGVSARTPIESLYMTNPMPLKLDAWDYGGSDAYAENVYMRGKLVLKAIEAKTGEKTMSKIMRTYFQKYRFKHPDSQSFQRVVEAVTKDDWKDFFHAYVYRGESADFAVASIRTEPDGEGGYQSIVLLTRTQGSPQAATVQFGFKDGKTVRKTWDGIQSHIQIRLQSASPLSYVAVDPMLDIVLDHSRYDNYLKAEAPARKRTKLDVTLGQLIDAIVGSMAW
- a CDS encoding C40 family peptidase encodes the protein MRKVTVLLLALTCLLAFQMGSASAASKLDSTVSKLIGIDYDYGGTTTSGFDCSGFTAYVFKKFDVKLPHSSKGQYAMGDKVARDDLRPGDLVFFNTSGEGVSHVGIYVGDNKFAHSASKGVTISDLDEKYYAKRYIGARRVMDSDTYTSVAIDHV
- a CDS encoding DUF58 domain-containing protein gives rise to the protein MPIIKLLVVAAVLAMVQRMLFSWLGLRKIRYERKFSVARAFAGDKIWMEERLVNAKWLPLPWLRAETQMPAALRFGKEASDLAVSVGQTLQNHASLFTLGPYTKLVRRHEVTCLQRGRYRIQTLTITHGDLLGMTSGALQVESDCAVAVYPRLLGARELPRAAREWMQSALSSPDAFREDHYHTAGVRAYRGGDAMKQVNWNATAKSGELLVNRRETMVGGDVTVLLNAELADASTNRRLPSEQFEEAVSIAASVAKQTLDGGGRAGLIFNGRVRGDESVPLRIEPARGRSQLYAILEATTGFEPVVRLELGYLLGQLIQERMRGANLMLVTAFLTPKQEQAVRQLRQAGNRVEVMLLYKERQTSSQAAGGTP
- a CDS encoding AAA family ATPase; translation: MVHLEDVRNKTRRVLDQIAAIVVGKPDAAEYALIALLASGHIILEDVPGTGKTLLAKSLARSLGCAFKRIQFTADLLPSDVSGINFYNQRAGVFELRKGPVFTNVLLADELNRATPRTQSSLLESMEERQVTIDGETYPLERPFLVIATQNPVESHGTFPLPEAQLDRFMLRIPMGYPAAGEEAEILRRFMSGDPLATAQPVLALEEVLQLQGALQNVRCHDDVLQYMLAIVSATRDSEDTAVGASPRASLQFMRAAQARALLRGRDFVLPEDVKALAVPVLAHRLVLHDPLAGGGRAETIVHELLNKIAVPAEQDAVYA